One window of Chloroflexus aggregans DSM 9485 genomic DNA carries:
- the cbiB gene encoding adenosylcobinamide-phosphate synthase CbiB, producing the protein MPPIAHLIQQRAAAALAALVIDAVFGDPPNYLHPVGVMGRWLRWGERLAPAAPGARLAWGAVWLAGGWVMFGGVAALAPRHWLAQGALASLLLAYRGLDRAVAAVETALATGDLVEARRLLGWHLVSRQTNDLSTAEVAGAAIESLAENLSDSVIAPVSALLIGGLPAMLIYRFTNTADAMWGYRTERFEYLGKVAARSDDLFNWLPARLTALLIALAAQIVNRRGRQALIGAIRDARRTASPNAGWPMAAMAGALDTVLTKREHYTLGTGTRMADAALIREARRIGRMVMFLVTGFLLGLSVMRLVKQRSTL; encoded by the coding sequence ATGCCACCTATAGCTCACCTCATCCAACAACGTGCCGCAGCGGCGTTAGCAGCCTTAGTCATAGACGCCGTTTTTGGCGATCCGCCCAACTACCTGCATCCGGTCGGGGTGATGGGGCGCTGGTTGCGCTGGGGTGAGCGGCTTGCGCCGGCTGCGCCGGGGGCGCGGTTGGCGTGGGGGGCGGTGTGGCTGGCCGGCGGTTGGGTGATGTTCGGCGGCGTTGCCGCGCTCGCACCGCGCCATTGGCTGGCGCAGGGGGCGCTGGCGTCGCTGTTGTTGGCCTATCGTGGTCTCGATCGCGCGGTTGCCGCAGTCGAGACGGCGTTAGCCACCGGCGATCTGGTCGAGGCGCGGCGTTTACTCGGTTGGCATTTAGTAAGCCGGCAAACAAACGATTTGAGTACTGCTGAAGTGGCCGGTGCCGCTATTGAGTCGCTGGCAGAAAATCTAAGCGATAGCGTTATTGCACCGGTATCGGCGCTCTTAATTGGTGGTTTACCGGCGATGTTGATATACCGCTTCACCAACACTGCCGACGCGATGTGGGGCTACCGCACCGAACGGTTTGAATATTTGGGTAAAGTGGCAGCACGGAGCGATGATCTATTCAATTGGCTCCCCGCTCGCCTCACCGCGCTCCTTATCGCGCTGGCTGCTCAGATCGTCAACCGCCGTGGTCGGCAGGCGCTCATTGGAGCAATCCGGGACGCCCGACGCACGGCTTCGCCCAATGCCGGTTGGCCGATGGCTGCAATGGCCGGTGCGCTGGATACGGTGTTGACCAAGCGTGAGCACTACACACTCGGTACCGGTACACGTATGGCCGATGCTGCACTCATCCGAGAAGCTCGTCGGATCGGGCGAATGGTGATGTTTCTCGTGACCGGCTTCTTGCTCGGCTTGTCGGTGATGCGCTTAGTCAAGCAGAGGTCTACGCTATGA
- a CDS encoding energy-coupling factor ABC transporter ATP-binding protein: MTALLALEAVSYRFPGNQTPALQAASLPIAAGQRIVVLGRNGAGKSTLLLVASGIIRPQQGRVWLHGAPVDYSRSGLHRLRRHVGLVMQSPDDQLFSASVWQDISFGPLNLGLSAAAARQAVLDAAAMCDVTDLLDRPTHALSGGQKARVALAGVLAMRPQCLLVDEATAGLDLWARHQVVQVFDRLVAEGGTVVLATHDLALARRWADLVVVLHEGRIVAVAPPAQVWADPELRMLIAPPEAWEGW; the protein is encoded by the coding sequence ATGACGGCATTGCTGGCGCTGGAAGCGGTGTCGTACCGGTTTCCGGGCAACCAAACCCCGGCCTTGCAGGCGGCGTCGTTGCCGATTGCTGCCGGCCAGCGCATCGTCGTGCTGGGTCGCAATGGCGCCGGCAAGAGCACGCTGCTGCTCGTCGCGAGCGGCATCATTCGTCCGCAGCAAGGCCGGGTCTGGCTCCATGGCGCGCCGGTTGACTACTCGCGATCTGGTCTCCACCGGTTACGCCGGCACGTCGGTTTGGTGATGCAGTCACCGGACGATCAACTGTTTAGCGCGAGCGTTTGGCAAGACATAAGCTTCGGCCCGCTCAATCTGGGGCTGAGCGCCGCCGCAGCGCGGCAGGCGGTGCTCGACGCGGCGGCGATGTGTGATGTGACCGATCTGCTCGACCGTCCGACCCATGCGTTGAGCGGCGGGCAGAAGGCGCGGGTAGCGCTGGCCGGCGTCTTGGCCATGCGCCCGCAATGCCTACTGGTCGATGAGGCGACGGCGGGTCTCGATCTGTGGGCACGGCACCAGGTGGTACAGGTGTTCGACCGGCTGGTGGCGGAGGGTGGGACGGTGGTGCTCGCCACGCATGATCTGGCGTTGGCTCGCCGCTGGGCCGATCTGGTCGTGGTGTTGCACGAGGGCCGGATCGTCGCGGTCGCACCGCCGGCACAGGTATGGGCCGATCCAGAGTTGCGGATGCTGATTGCACCACCGGAAGCGTGGGAAGGGTGGTAG
- the cbiQ gene encoding cobalt ECF transporter T component CbiQ produces the protein MLRIIDRYAFTNRLRAVDPLQKAALAGMTLLLCLALDRLLVGWVALGWMVAVTVWYARVPLRVTGAVIGAESVFLALSVIGIAVSVGNEPPDAAVWAIPFGPLWLSATGGSLQTALHVLSRALGSAAALNFLILTTPLIDLIELLRRLRVPALLIEVMALSYRALFVLLDTLDQMVTAQTVRLGYASWRATVRSSALLGSRLFIVAYRRSQALEVALTARGFAGELRVLPLSYTVDRQLWVIGGLIGASLVAARWWL, from the coding sequence ATGCTGCGAATCATTGACCGGTATGCCTTCACCAACCGGTTGCGCGCGGTCGATCCGTTGCAAAAGGCTGCGCTGGCCGGGATGACGCTCCTGCTCTGTCTGGCGCTCGATCGACTGCTGGTGGGGTGGGTCGCGTTGGGATGGATGGTAGCCGTGACCGTGTGGTATGCGCGGGTGCCACTGCGGGTGACCGGCGCAGTCATTGGGGCTGAGAGTGTGTTCCTCGCGCTGTCGGTGATCGGGATTGCAGTCAGTGTGGGGAACGAACCACCGGATGCAGCGGTGTGGGCGATTCCGTTCGGACCGCTCTGGCTGAGCGCGACCGGCGGATCGCTGCAAACGGCGCTGCACGTGCTCAGCCGCGCGCTCGGTTCGGCAGCGGCGCTCAATTTTCTGATCCTGACCACGCCGCTGATCGATCTGATCGAGCTGTTGCGCCGGTTGCGCGTGCCGGCGTTGCTGATCGAAGTGATGGCGCTCAGTTACCGCGCCCTCTTTGTCTTACTCGATACGCTCGACCAAATGGTTACCGCGCAGACGGTGCGGTTGGGGTACGCTTCGTGGCGGGCGACCGTGCGCAGTTCGGCGCTGCTGGGCAGCCGGTTGTTTATCGTCGCCTACCGGCGCAGCCAAGCGTTGGAAGTAGCGTTGACGGCGCGCGGGTTTGCCGGCGAGCTGCGGGTGTTGCCGCTCAGCTATACCGTTGACCGGCAGCTTTGGGTGATCGGCGGGTTGATCGGGGCGAGTCTCGTGGCGGCGAGGTGGTGGCTATGA
- a CDS encoding energy-coupling factor ABC transporter substrate-binding protein encodes MNVKPLPWPVVVALVLVVIALAIAPIVLIRDTEFGGADAAAEAAIVEIAPDYEPWFAPLFEPPGSETESLLFALQAGFGAGVIGYFFGWQHGRRQRRDR; translated from the coding sequence ATGAATGTCAAACCGTTGCCTTGGCCGGTGGTCGTGGCGCTGGTGCTGGTCGTGATCGCCTTGGCCATTGCGCCAATCGTGCTGATCCGCGACACCGAGTTTGGTGGGGCCGATGCTGCCGCCGAAGCCGCCATCGTTGAAATTGCGCCTGACTACGAGCCGTGGTTTGCGCCGTTGTTTGAGCCGCCGGGCAGCGAGACCGAGAGCCTGCTGTTTGCGTTGCAAGCCGGTTTCGGGGCGGGCGTGATCGGGTACTTCTTTGGCTGGCAGCACGGTCGCCGGCAGCGGCGTGATCGGTGA
- a CDS encoding energy-coupling factor ABC transporter permease: protein MKHRWFIGVLGAAILIAVEARPAYAMHIMEGFLPPLWALVWFAVMIPFWVIGFRQLQRMVREKPEVRLLLGFAAAFTFVLSALKLPSVTGSSSHPTGTGLGAILFGPWVMSVLGSIVLLFQALLIAHGGLTTLGANAFSMAVVGPFVAWLIWRGLAGRAPFWLVVFLAAALADLSTYVVTSLQLALAFPDPAGGILAAFAKFGAIFAVTQIPLAISEGILTVLIMNMLQTNAAAELQALAIKGVRA, encoded by the coding sequence ATGAAACATCGTTGGTTCATCGGGGTGCTTGGTGCGGCAATTCTCATCGCCGTTGAAGCTCGACCGGCGTATGCGATGCACATTATGGAAGGCTTCTTGCCGCCGCTGTGGGCATTGGTTTGGTTTGCGGTCATGATCCCGTTTTGGGTGATCGGGTTTCGCCAGCTTCAGCGCATGGTGCGCGAGAAGCCAGAGGTGCGGTTGCTGCTTGGTTTTGCCGCCGCCTTTACCTTTGTGCTGAGCGCATTGAAGCTGCCGAGCGTCACCGGGTCGAGCAGCCACCCGACCGGCACCGGTCTGGGGGCGATCCTGTTTGGGCCGTGGGTGATGAGTGTGCTCGGTTCGATTGTCTTGCTGTTTCAAGCCTTGCTGATTGCCCATGGCGGCTTGACCACGCTCGGCGCGAATGCGTTTAGCATGGCGGTGGTCGGGCCGTTTGTGGCGTGGCTGATCTGGCGCGGGTTGGCCGGGCGGGCGCCATTCTGGTTGGTGGTCTTTTTGGCTGCGGCGCTGGCCGATCTCTCAACCTACGTCGTCACGTCGCTCCAACTGGCGCTGGCCTTTCCCGATCCGGCAGGTGGCATCCTCGCTGCCTTCGCCAAGTTCGGCGCGATCTTTGCCGTGACCCAGATTCCATTGGCGATCAGCGAAGGGATTCTGACCGTGTTGATCATGAATATGTTGCAAACCAATGCCGCCGCCGAGTTGCAGGCGCTAGCGATCAAAGGGGTGCGAGCATGA
- the cobT gene encoding nicotinate-nucleotide--dimethylbenzimidazole phosphoribosyltransferase, translated as MSLLTQTINHIGPLDDQAATAARRRQDMLTKPAGSLGRLEELSIRIAGITGRERPRLTKPAVIVMAADHGVARQGVSAFPAEVTPQMVLNFLRGGAAINVLARHVGAQVIVVDIGVAADLPSHPELVSRKLAYGTADFSQEPAMSRDLAQQAIEVGITCANEAIDSGVDLLATGEMGIANTTAASAVVAAITGRPVAEVTGRGTGIDDASLARKIAVIERALVLHQPNPRDGLDVLAKVGGLEIGGLAGVILGAAARRVPVVIDGFISGAAALIAATLAPAAVNYMIAGHRSVERGHAAVFDRLDLKPLLDLDMRLGEGTGAVLAMSLCQAACKVLDEMATFAEAGVSEKKEA; from the coding sequence ATGTCGCTGCTCACGCAAACTATCAATCACATTGGCCCATTGGATGATCAGGCGGCAACGGCAGCTCGCCGCCGGCAAGACATGCTCACCAAGCCGGCCGGCTCGCTGGGCCGATTAGAGGAACTCTCGATCCGGATTGCCGGTATCACCGGACGCGAACGGCCCCGTCTCACCAAACCGGCGGTGATCGTGATGGCTGCCGATCACGGGGTAGCCCGCCAAGGCGTGAGCGCCTTTCCCGCCGAGGTGACGCCGCAAATGGTGCTGAACTTTTTACGTGGTGGTGCGGCAATTAATGTGCTGGCCCGCCATGTAGGGGCGCAGGTGATTGTAGTGGATATTGGCGTCGCGGCTGATTTGCCGTCCCATCCCGAATTGGTCAGCCGCAAACTTGCTTATGGCACGGCTGATTTTAGCCAGGAGCCGGCGATGAGCCGTGATCTTGCACAGCAGGCCATCGAGGTGGGGATTACTTGTGCTAACGAGGCGATCGATAGTGGAGTAGACCTGTTAGCCACCGGCGAAATGGGTATTGCCAACACGACGGCAGCGAGTGCGGTGGTGGCGGCAATTACCGGAAGACCGGTGGCGGAAGTGACCGGGCGCGGTACCGGCATTGATGATGCTAGCTTGGCGCGCAAGATTGCCGTGATCGAGCGAGCGCTGGTGCTGCACCAACCCAACCCGCGCGATGGTCTCGATGTGCTGGCGAAAGTGGGTGGGTTGGAGATCGGTGGCCTGGCCGGCGTTATCCTTGGTGCGGCAGCGCGACGGGTGCCGGTCGTGATTGACGGTTTCATTTCAGGGGCGGCGGCTCTGATCGCAGCCACACTGGCCCCTGCCGCCGTCAACTACATGATCGCCGGTCACCGCTCGGTCGAACGTGGCCATGCGGCGGTATTCGACCGTCTCGATTTGAAACCATTGCTCGATCTCGATATGCGACTCGGTGAAGGTACCGGTGCTGTGCTGGCAATGTCGCTCTGCCAGGCGGCCTGCAAGGTACTTGATGAGATGGCTACCTTCGCCGAAGCCGGTGTGTCGGAGAAGAAGGAGGCGTAG